CAAACCAAAAGCCTGAACCAAATTAATTTTTTGCCTGGCAATCAGCAAGCATTCTTTGCAATTATCGCTCAGATGGATACGAGAAAAGTACGAATCAAAAAGTCTCTAGGCCCGTCGTTACAGGCCTAGAGTTACTTCAGTTAGTTTCTGAAAATTGAATCGCAGTGCACCAACTCACACTGGTGGCACGAAGTATGGCTTCACGTCTCAGCCGTGCCTCAATTGAGCCATGGCACTGTCATGCAATTGCTTGGCATGAAGACGGCGACGAGCACACACCTGTTGTTGCGCCAGCGCACTGCGTTGATCAAGGCGATCAGGATGGCCTTCAACCTGAGCACTTGCCGCTTGCTGCCTCAGCACCTCGTGGGCATGGTGATCTGCCCACGCCAGAAATTCAGCTGCCGCCCGCTGGCGCCGCTCCAGCACGTTGCCTGAATATGACGCCGTGGTTCCGGCGGGGGTGATCTCAACAACCATCGAGAGCTCCTGGTGTACCTCAGCCAATTCTGTAACAACGGCTACCGTTTTCATGGATGCTTCACATAACTTTCGTGATCACTGCGGCAAAAGCCCACAGCAGGGTTGCCAATCCATTGAAATGAGGCGTCCTGGATCTCAGTCCCTTCATGGCGCCCAGTTTCACTGAAATCGCTTACCGGACGATGCAGCAGGGGCGCAGCCTCGCTGGGCTGGTTCACAAGGAACTGAGCACCAAGGTGATGGAAGTGGTGGCGCCTGACGTGGTGCCCAAAACGGAGCCTGTCCCCAGCGAAATGATGGATGCGCTGCGTCAGTCGCTTGACGAGCTGCACGAGCGGGACTGGCGGGATTCAGAGTCCGGGGTTTATCCCCAATCACTGCTGTTTGATATTCCCTGGCTGGAATGGGCTGAGCGCTACCCACGTGTGTGGCTAGATCTTCCTTCCAACTGGGCCAGAAGGCGTGCCAGAGACGTCAAAGACATTCCAGATCTGGCCAATCGAGATCTTTATCCGGATTATTACCTTCAGAATTTTCACCACCAGACCGATGGTTATCTCAGTGATCATTCCGCCGAGCTCTATGACCTTCAGGTCGACATTTTGTTTAATGGCGCTGCTGATGCCATGCGTCGCCGGATACTCCCTTCTCTGCAGAAGGGACTGAAACGATTCGATGGTCGTGCTCAGGGAAGCCTGCGCATCCTTGATGTTGCCACTGGCACTGGCAGAACATTGCATCAAATTCGTGCTGCACTGCCGCAAGCCACTCTTGTTGGCGTAGATCTTTCTGAGGCTTACCTACGCCAGGCCAATCGTTGGTTGAATCAATCCAACAGACCACTGGTACAGCTGGTTCAAGGCAACGCGGAACGGATGCCTTTCGATGATGCCGGCTTCCAGGCGATCACCTGCGTGTTCCTATTCCATGAACTGCCTGCCGATGCCCGGCAAGCAGTTCTGCAGGACTGTTTCCGACTGCTTGAACCGGGCGGAGTTCTGGTTTTGGCGGATTCAGTGCAACTGAAGGATTCTCCTCAGTTCGACGTTGCCATGGACAATTTCAGGAGAGTCTTTCACGAGCCCTACTACCGCAATTTCATCAGCGATGACATTGATCAACGCCTTGAAGATGCGGGCTTCATTGATGTGCAAGCCGAATCTCATTTTATGACGCGGGTGTGGACGGCCAGAAAGGAAGATTCACCTCAACACAGTGATTCCCTGACATAGACGCTTGCAGGGGCTCTGCAACCCCATATGGTGCAATCACTCAGGGACTCCGTCCATGTCGAATCCTTTTCGGATCCGCTGGTTGCGGGGATGGACCTTTCAGATCGTTTTCATGGAGGGCAAGGTCCAGGTCGAGGCTCACGGTTTTGGAATTTGCCTACGCACCGCATTGAATTCCGGGGAAAGTCCCTCCGCGGCTGCGGATCGTCTGGTGCTTGCTGAAGATCGTCGTCGTCGAGCTCTTTATCAGGCCTGGATCAAGGGCCAGACACCTCGACCCCTAAATGAAGGTCAGTTTCAGGCTCAAGAACCACTTCAGGAAGCACCCGACTCACTGGTTGTGGTTGATAGCTCTGCGGTGGCAGCCTGAGGCTCAGCGAGTCAGCCACCACCCCAAGATCAAAGCTGGACCACCCCAGCGCAATGCTCTCCAGAATCGCCGACCTCGTTCAGGTGTGATGAGCCAATTAAAGACTTCAGGGTCTGCATCCAGCAATCGACGCAACAACCGGCGCTGCTGCATGCGTCGGAGTGAGCGACGATCTTTTCCCTCCCAAGATCTGGGCTGATAGCGGAGAAGAGACCGCAGTTCATGCAAACCTCCTCGACTGCGAAGCTGCCTGTTCACCACCACCAGCGATCACAACGGTCAGGATAGAGAAACCACGCTGATCCAACGCCAACGTGTCCGCAAAAAAATGGCCAGAACACTCGATTGAGCAGGCCCTGACTCTGCATCAGAGCCTCAGCATCAGTGATCGTGAATGGCACAGACTTAAGTCAGATGCGGATCGACGCGGAGCAGAATTGCTGTCAGCAGCACTTGCACAACTGCTCCAGAACGGACGCAATGATGACGTTGAAGCTTTAACAAAGCAGGCTTTGGGTTGGATCAGGGGAGAGTTGAAAGACCCTGGCTGCCCGCGGCACTGATCGCCGATTGGCTGGATCCAGGCCGTCGGCAGGCCAGCTGCACCCTGTTGCCACGACGGCTCCAGCGAATGTCATCAAAACATTGATGCATCAGAAACAGACCACGCCCGTGGTTGGCATCAACTTGATCCGGCAAACAACCCAGTCGTGCATCACTTGATAGACCATCACCCTCATCTTGGATCTGCCAGATCAACCAGTTCGGTGTGAGAATGCGGCGGATTCTCAGGCACTTGCGAGGATCTCCAGCATTGCCATGACGCACAGCATTCACCAGCGCTTCCTGGAGACCCAACTGCAAACGACACGACGTCTCATTGCAGTCAACAGGCTCCAGCAACAGCTCCATTAATGGACTGAGCTGAAACGTTGACGGAAGGATGAAATCAGCCCACCGGAACGAAGGTAGAAATCGGCTGAACATCAGCACTGTTTCATCCTTTTCGACATTACCGGCCTGCCGGCGTTCTGCCAGAAAAGCCAAAGTAGTCAGGACCTGCTGGCCAGACCAGGATGCTGTAGCAGCGCATCCATCAGGCGCACACCCCTGAGTTGGTTGACCAGTGGCATGTGTCCTTCAGGCGCATCCATGCGCCACTCAAAACTGCCGGGATAACGGGTCCAGACACCATCATTCTTCCAGCCAATCTTTGGCCAGAGCCTGTCGTAACGCCCGCCGAGTGCGCTGAGCAGTCGCGCTTGAACCGTGAACCCGAAGCGACCCTGGGAGTAGGCAATCCAAAGCCTGTCGATGGTAGTCAGATCCAGTGCCTCCATCGGACGGACCTCGCTGAAATAAACGTATCCCCGTTGCACCGCCTGGTCACCGGCCAGTTGTCGCAGGGCGCAGCTTGTCAGGCGATCAGCTTCCTCAAACTCTTCCTTCAGCAATGCACGCTGGAGATCCGAATAGTCGATCCCGCGCGAAGAGGGCATCTGAAACCAACCGACGGAGACGCCCTGAATGGCGTCCAGAGCCTCGGGGTGGTGACGCTGGAGGATCTGCAAAATCCAGCCAGCTCCCCAGTCGTCACTGTCTGGTGAATAGGCCTTGAGGGCAATATCAGCTTTTCCTGAAAGCTCTTCTGAAACCTTTTCCAACGCTGATGCTGTGGAACGCTTCTGTCGAGGTGATCCCGAAACCAGTCGATCCAGCAACTGATCAATGCCGAGTTGTGTGGTGGGAGGTCGTCCGGAAAGCATGGCAAGGTGCCGGCACTGACTGGCTCAGCATTGGCCCACTATGTCAGGCATGGGCAACAGCATCGTGACCGGTCTCAGCAACTTCCGCACAGCAAAGGGGACCATCGTGGATGTGAGAACACCCTCGGAATTTGCTCAAGGTCACTGGCCAGGGGCTGTCAACATCCCACTGTTCACCGATGATCAGCGTCATCAAGTAGGCCTGAACTACAAACAAGAGGGTCGGCTGGCCGCGATCCAACTTGGCTTGAAGCTCTGCGGCCCCTCCCTGGCCGAGTTGTCGGTTGCTCTGACAGTGGCTGCCGCTGGACCCTCAAATCCCCTGAGGATTTACTGCTGGCGTGGAGGAATGCGGTCCAACAGCATGGGCTGGCTGGCTGGGCTGAGCGATCACCCCGTCATGGTGCTTGAGGGCGGGTACAAGAGCTATCGCCGATGGGTCCTGGATCGATTCGACCAGGTCTGGCCATTGAGGGTGCTCGGTGGCAGAACAGGTACTGGCAAGACCGATCTGCTTCTGGAACTGCACCAACAAGGCGTTGGCGTGATTGATCTTGAGGGTCTCGCCAGTCACCGCGGCAGCAGTTTCGGCAATCTGGGGCTGCCGCCACAACCCACAAGCGAGCACTACGAAAACAAACTCGCGGAATGCCTGGAGAGGCTGCGTCACAAAAGAGTTCAGGAGATCTGGCTGGAAGCCGAAAGCATCCAGGTAGGCCGCTGCAGGATTCCCAAAGGATTATTTGATCAGATGCAAACGTCTCCGGTCCTGGAAATTCAGCGGAGTGACCAGGAGCGGGTGGAGCGACTTGTGAAGGTCTACTCGTGTCATGAGCAGGCTGAACTACGGCAAGCAACAGAACGGATACAGAAACGGCTTGGTCCCCAGCGCACCCGTCAGGCGATTGAAGCAATCGATGCCCAGAAGTGGGATGTGGCCTGCGAAGCGATGCTCAACTACTACGACAGCTGTTATGACCGAGAACTTGAGCGTTCTCCGGCAAGATCCTCGGTGAATCTCCAAGGACTCGACAGCAAACAAGCAGCCAGATTGCTTCTGGATCAAGGGCACGTCATCCCTGGGATCTCGACCTAAGATCCACACCTTCAAGTTGATGAACCATGTCAGAAGGTGGCAAGGCGGCGATTCAGTTCTTCCGCGGCACAGACGAGCCGGTAATTCCAGACATCCGCATGACGCGCAGCCGGGATGGTCGTACCGGGCAGGCCATCTTCATTTTCGAGGAACCGCAGGCACTCGCACCAGAAACGATGGAAGCGATTGCCGGAATGTGGATGGTGGACGAAGAGGGTGAAATGGTGACCCGTGAAGTGAATGGCCGTTTTGTGAACGGCAAGGCTTTTGCTCTGGAAGCCACCTACACCTGGAAAAGCGAAGCGGATTTCGAACGCTTTATGCGCTTTGCGCAACGTTATGCGGATTCAAACGGCATGGGTTATTCCCAGAATTCCGGCGACAATGACGCCAGTGAGGAAGGAACAGACGGGTGAAATTTCAGCACTGGCTCGGACTTGCGGCATTGCTGGCGTCTGGGTTGCTGCTCTGGAACCTCCGCGAAGTTCTGATTCATCTGTTCGCCGCTGTGGTTCTCGCCATGGCGGTATGCACTTTGGTCGGCGCGCTGCGCAGGCGTTGGACGATTCAGAGGCCATTGGCCCTGATCATCTGCCTACTTGGTCTGGTGTTGATCGTGACCATCGCGGTGGCCGTCATCATTCCGCCGTTCTTTAGTCAGTTTCAACAGTTGCTTCAGCAGCTTCCTGCTGCTGCTCGCGAGCTCCAACAGATCGTGTTGGGCTGGGTCAACCATGCTTCATCAGTTGTTTATGGAGCAGGTGCTTCAGCTGGTGACCGTGCTCGGCTCGTTCCTGGTGACCTGTCATCACTCCCCAACAGCACGGCTTTAGCTTCCGGAGTGAGTGGTGGAATCAAGGGTTTGCTGGGCCTTGCCAGCAATCTGGGCAGCGGGCTGATTCAGCTGGTGTTTGTGATTGCGGTGGCCCTGATGGTGGCGATTCAGCCGGAGTCCTATCGCAATGTGGCGATTCAATTGGTGCCTTCCTTTTACCGAAGACGCGCCAAAAATATCCTTTTGCAATGTGGGGAAGCCCTGAGCAGCTGGATGATTGGTGTGCTGATCAGTTCGCTGTGCGTGGGGCTGTTGGCTGGAATCGGATTATCCCTGCTTGGCGTGAAATTAGTGATGGCCAACGCTCTGCTGGCTGGATTGCTCAACGTCATTCCCAATTTGGGGCCCACCCTAAGCACCGTGTTTCCAATGTCTGTAGCTCTGCTTGACGCTCCCTGGAAGGCAGTTGCAGTCCTCGGTCTCTACGTGGTGATCCAGAACGTTGAGAGCTACGTCATCACTCCTTCGGTGATGCAACACCAGGTGAACCTGCTTCCTGGCCTCACTCTGACGGCTCAGTTCATTTTTACGGTGCTATTTGGACCACTCGGTCTGTTGATGGCTCTGCCTCTGGCGGTCGTCATGCAGGTGTTGATCAGAGAAATCGTGATCCATGACCTGTTGGACCCCTGGAAGAAGCGTCGCGCGACCGCATGAACCCAAGCAATCTGCTGGCAGCTCTCACCCTTGTGGTGCTTGCTCTGCTGACCTGGCAGCTGCGCTGGGTCCTGCTGGTGCTGTTCGGTGCAGTGGTCCTGGCTGTAGCCCTGGACGTCCCCGTTCACCATTTGATCAAGCACTACCGGCTACCCCGTCCAATCGCATTGCTTGTGGTGCTGCTGATCGCAATGGTTGGAGGACTACTGGCCATGCAGCTGCTGCTGCCTCAGTTGATCAACCAGTTCGAACAGCTCACGACCCTTCTGCCTGCGCTTTTCCGAAAAGTTCAGACCTCGCTATCCAATCAACCCTTGCTTGGAGAACTAGCGCAAAGCCTGCCCGACCAGTTCAGTTGGGAGCGTATTCAACCCTTCGGATTTCAATTGCTCGGCGTAGCTGGCGGAGCGGCCAACGGTCTGGTTCAAGTGCTGCTGATGAGTCTTCTGGCCGTGCTTCTTGTCCTGGACCCCTCGGCACACAGACGCATGGTGATCGCTGCAACACCGCGTCCAGCACGCGCATCCATGGAGGATGTGTTGGATCAGTGCCGCACCGCTCTGGGTGGCTGGCTGGCTGGCATGACCCTCTCTGCCCTGGCGATGTTTCTTTGCACCTGGGCAGGCCTAGCGGTTCTGGGCATTCCCTTAGCGCTGCTCTCTGCTTTGGTCTGTGGGTTGTTGACCTTCGTACCCACGATTGGGCCCACAGCAGCAACAGTTCTCCCTCTCAGTCTGGCGCTGATGATCTCCCCAGGAACAATGCTTCAGGTGTTAGTGCTACGGCTGGCACTGCAGAACCTGGAAGCCTTTGTTCTCACACCGCTGTTGCTCAGGCGGACTGTCAATCTGCTGCCAACGGTGGCCCTCACCTCCCAGCTGAGCCTGGGCGCTCTGCTGGGACTTCCTGGCGTGTTGCTGGCGCTGCCACTTGTGGTGGTGCTTCAGGTGGGAATGGAGCAGGTTGTGGTCAAGCAGATCATGGACCGCTGGACATAACAAGAGCGATTAACCGCCGTATTGCCATCCGGTGGTACTGAGTTCAAGCGCATCGCCATCGCGGTGCAGCACCGCTGTCTTCACCTCACCGATGAATACGGTGTGATCTCCGTGAGCAAGCTCACCCACCAGTTCGCACTCAACACCACCCAGTGCGTCCTTCAGGAGCGGTAACCCAAGTGAGCCGAGCTCAAAGGGTGCGGCCTCAAAACGGCCACCCACTGCAGACTGGGGCTTAAAGAAAGTCGCAGCCAGATTCTTCTGGTCGGCGGCCAGCACGTTCAAAGAAAAACGACGTGTGCGCTTGATCATGCCGTTGCTGGTGCTATCGGCACGCACACCCATGACCACCAGAGGCGGCTCGAACGATCCCTGCGTGACCCAGCTAGCGGTAAATCCGTTCACTTCATCACCCTCGGCGACGCCACAGATGAACAACCCATGGGGAATTTTCCGCAACAGTGTCTTCTTGGCGTCCAGATCAAGCGACATAGCGGTTCGTGCTCACGATGCCGGCAGAATAGGCAAAACCGTGACAGCAAAACCTGTCAGCACTACAGACGCCAAAAGGACACTGCTAGTTTTCAACGGCTTCTGAGCGGGATCCCTGGATCGACCCTCCTCCCTGAGTGTGTTTGCAACGGTCGCCGGGAGCGGAGTACTGGGCCTACTGATTTACGCCGGTTTTTTCTATGCCAACCTGCGTCAAAACAGTGGCAGCGTCGAGCATCAGGAGCTTCGCCCCTCCTATTCATCGCAAGCGCAGGCCGAGCAGGAAGCCAACCGCTGGGTCCAAGAGGGAGGCAAGTTCGTCGTGACAACGACACGACGCGTTCGGAGGACCATTCCCCTCACCCGCCAGGAACGGCGCAAACTCGAGCTTCTGGCTGATGAAAAGCGCAGAGCCAGGATCGAGGCGGACTACGGAACCTGTCTTGATCAAGCCGCAACGGATCTCGCCAAAGAGCTTTGTTCCTTTCAGCAGTTACCACCAAAGAAGGATTCGACCGCAACGGAGGCGGGTGATTCCGGCAGTGTTCCCGCCACAAAAGTAGTTGAGGATATTCGTGTTCAGGCCAGTCAACACCCCAGACGAAAATGCAATCCTGTGAGCTCTTATCAACGCTTCAACTGCATTGAATTCGACGTTGCCAGGGATGCAGAACTCAGCCCTGAACAGCAGAAATCTCTGGGGATTAAGGCGTATCGACAGTTTCGCTACTGACGCTCCGACGAGGCGGGCCGTAATGACTCCAGAGTGAAGGTTGCAACACCAGCACCACCACGGCGAGCAGGTGATGGCGCACGGTGAAGATCAGAGCCGTCAGGGTCACCTGATCCGCCAACAGTCGCAATTCCGTTCTGAGATCACTCAAAGCCAGTAGGAGCAACAGCAGCGGTATCCAGCGCTGGGAGCGGCCTGATCCTCTCGCTGCGCGATCAGGCACTGGCAGCTGCACCGGACCGAGATGGCCAGATGCTCAAAAGAGATGGAGCCAGGGCAATGCTGGACCAGCTGCCAACGATCACACCAAGTGCCAGAGCAATGGCAAACCAGTAGAGGGTTGACCCCCCGAACAAGATGAGGGCAACCAAGGGGAGAAGTGTGGTCCCACTGGTGTAAATCGTTCTGGTCAGCGTGGCTGAAACAGCACGGTCAATCTGCATAGAGAGAGGAAGGTCAGCGTCCATGCGCTGGCGCTCGCGAATTCTGTCGAAAACGACAACCGTGTCATTCACGGAATAGCCGGCGATAGTGAGCAAGGCAACAGCAAAAAGGCTGTCAACCTCCAGTCCGGTAGCGAGTCCGAGCCAAGCAAAAATGCCGCAGACAATCACGACGTCATGAGCCAGGGCCACCAAGGCCAGAAAGGCGTAACGAGGGTCGTAGCGAACAGTGATGTAGAGAGCAATGCCCGCGAAAGCAACCAGCAGCGAAATCAGACTGCTGCGCAACAGCTGTCCACCAAGGCTGGGGCCAATGGTGTCGACTGATTGACCACCCGTCTGAAACGGACCGGCAACCGGCACAAGCGCTTCAATGACAGCCTGCCCCTGGCCCGCAGAGAGCGCTGGCATGCGCAACACAATCGACTGTCCTCGATCGAGGAGCTGAACCCGAGCATTCTCCAGCTTGGGCAGTGGCTTTCCATCCTGAATTGGAAGATTGACCTGTTGAAGCGCATCCTCGACAGCACTGGTTCTGAGCTGGTCACAGGATTCCGAACAGCTGCGCTCCAGCTGAATCTGGGTTCCTCCTGTGAAATCAAGCCCCGGCCTCAGAGGCAGACCAATCTGAGGATCGGTCCAGCTGCGCACGATCCCCAGCAGACTCAGCAGCACACAGACAGCCGATACCAGCCAGACCTGCCGTCGCCGGGTGGTCAGTGGCAAGCGCAGAGGTCGCTCTTCAGTTCCAGGTGAATTGAAAGCCATGGCTCAGGACGCTGTCGTAGGGAGTTGCCTTGCTGGCAGGAAATTTGTCGGACGCCGCAAGCCCTGATAGCTCATCAGAAAGCGCAACAGCGTGCGTGTACAGGTCAGAGCCGTGAAGAGGCTCAGCAGAACACCGATGCCGAGCGTCGCCGCGAAGCCCTTCACCAGACCGGTGCCGAGGAAGAAGAGAGCGGCACAACTAATCAATGTGGTCAGGTGGCCATCCACAATCGATGAAAACGCCTCAGAGAAACCCGTTTCAATCGAACGGATCAGGGTGTTGCCGCGACGGAGTTCGTCCTTAATACGCTCGAAAATCAGCACATTGGCATCCACCGCCATGCCAATGCTGAGGATGAACCCAGCGATGCCAGGCAGCGTCAGCGTGACAGGAATCAGGGCGTAGACCGCAAGGTTGAAGAGTGCGTAGAGGCTGAGGGCCATCACCGCGACAGCGCCTGCGAGTCGATAGATCAGCAACATAAAAATGCCAACCAATACAAGACCTGAAAGGGCGGCGATCAGGCTGCGACGCACGTTCTCTGCACCAAGGGATGGTCCGATGGTGCGCACTTCAAGGATTTCAACCGGCAAGGGCAACGAACCTCCCCGCAGCTGAACTTCGAGGTCACGGGCATCTTCTGCCGTGAAGTTGCCAGAGATTGACGCAGTACCTCCTGAAATTCCGGCGGCTTTGTACTGGGGTCCAACACTGGCTTCACTGATCAGTTCACCATCGAGAACGATGCCGAGCAGGCGCCCTGTTCCGGCAATCGACTGGGTGAGTTCAGCGAATTTCTCGCCACCCTCAGCATTGAAATTCAGTGTCACTTCCCAGCCAGAGCCGCTCTGTTGTTGCTGACGCCCTGCACTGATCAGTTGTTTGCCTGTGAAGGCAGTGGGTTCAAATCGATCAAGAATTTCCTGATTGGTTCGCGCCAACAACTGTTCCAGTTGTTCCGTCTCCGTCTCGGCAGTTCCATCAAGACCCAGTTCTTGCTGACGTTTCGCGAGCTCGTCTTGCTCGACGGGGTCGAGCTCAGGCGCCTCATCCGCTGAACGCGTGGCCAGCAGACTGAGCAGCTGGGCTCTCAGCTGGCGCAAACTATCCACTTCCTCCTGCGTTCCTTCCTTCTGCGCCCTGAACTCAAGTAGAGCGGTACTACCAAGAACATCGGCAGCCCGAGTGGGATCAGTGACGCCGGGAAGCTGTAGAACCAGTTGGTCGTCGCCCACGGTCTGCAAAGTTGATTCAGCCACACCGAGACCGTTGACGCGGCGATCGAGCACGGCCTTCACCGCTTCCATCTGTTCTGCGCCGATGGTGGTGATCTCTCCTGCAGGCTGGACCTCAAGTGTGAGCTGACTGCCCCCACGCAAATCAAGCCCGAGCTGGAGTGGGAAACTGGAAAGAACTGCTGCTGCCGCGATGGCGAGCGCAAGAATGAGGGCAAACCAGCCCTGTTGGCGGGCCATCAATCAGAGCCCCTGACGAACAATGGTCTGAGCCGCTTCCACAATCTGGTGCGGCTGAATGATGGTCAGATTTTCGAGATTGCCGTTGTAGGGAGTGGGAATATCCTGGCTCGACAGCCGAATCGGCCGTGCATCGAGATCATCGAAGCAGTGCTCGGTAATCAAAGCGATCAGCTCAGCACCGATACCGCCGGTCTTCATGCACTCTTCCACCACAATCACTTTGTGGGTCTTACGGATCGACCGGGCAATCGTCTCCATATCAAAGGGCTTGAGGCTGATCAGATCGATCAGTTCAACGCTGATTCCGTCAGCTTCGAGTTGCTCAACAGCCTTGAGGCAGTGATGCCGCATCCGTGAATAAGTGAGGATCGTGATGTCACTGCCCTCCTTGACCAGATCCGCCTGATCGAGTGCACAGGTGTAGTCACCGTCCGGAAGCTCCTCGGTGAGGTTGTAGAGGAGTACATGCTCGAAGAACAAAACCGGATTGTTGTCGCGGATCGCGGCTTTCATTAGGCCTTTTGCATTGGTCGGCGTGCTGCAGGCCACGATCTTGATGCCTGGTACGGCGTGGAAATAAGCCTCAAGTCGCTGACTGTGCTCGGCTCCCAGCTGTCGACCGACACCGCCAGGCCCCCGAACCACTGTTGGGATGGTGAAATTGCCGCCGCTCGTGTAGCGCAACATCCCCATGTTGTTGGAGATTTGATTGAAGGCCAGCAGCAGGAATCCCATGTTCATGCCCTCCACGATCGGCCTCAGGCCGGTCATCGCTGCACCCACGGCCATGCCAGTGAAACTGTTCTCAGCAATCGGGGTATCGAGCACCCTGAGTTCGCCGTATTTCTCGCAAAGATCTTTGGTGACTTTGTAGGAGCCGCCGTAATGGCCAACGTCCTCTCCCATCACACAAACGTGAGGATCACGGGCCATTTCCTCATCGATGGCTTCGCGAAGTGCGTTAAAGAGAAGCGTCCCTGCCACGGCGTTGCTGCAATCCCGGCCATGCCGGCGTTAGCGGCCAAGCTATCTCAGTCCAGGTAAATTCATCAGCCCCCGGCGGCGAAGGTCGCCAGCAGCAGCACCGAAAGAAGCAGGCCGGGAGACAACAGCAACACCAGCTGACCGAGATCGTGAAGGGTCATGTCGGCAATAGCTCTCAGCTGAGGCTAGGCAGCGTCCAGGTTGTCTTTCATGAAAAGACTGCGAAGAAACACCAAGAACAAACCAATCCCTATGAAGGCAAAGCTGAATGTGGCCAGAAAACACATGCCAATGAACAAGGTCTTCATGGCAGACGCGATGTTCTGCGCAGTAGCGCTGCTGAAGTTCGAAGAGTGTGTCGCGAGATAGATCACGACTTTTTTGCTCAAGCCGAAACTCACCCAGGCCAGAACCAGACTGGTAACGGATCCGGAAAGGAAACTCAGAGGTCCTTTACGGGGTTTCGCCGAGGCTGTATTGCTGTCACTCATGCCGCCAGCTTGACGCCATGTGGGAGCAGTGAACAACACCAGGCGTGCAGGCCCTCCGCTTCAAACAGCTCCGCAGAACGCTGACTTGCCTGTTCAGCGGTGGTGAAGTCTGGGAAAAGAGCAAAGCAGCTCGGTCCCGAACCACTCATGCCCACTCGCAAGTGCCCTGGCAATGACTCTAGGAGCTCCAGCGCCTTTCGCACTGAGGAATTCTGCGGAGCCACCACCGCCTGAAGGTCATTGCGTAACGGCGGCGGAGCTTCGATTTGTAAGGGACGCAGCCACGCGGAGGTGCGCAACGCCTCACGACGTTGCTCAAAGGCTGACTCACCGACGAGATAGTGATGAAAACGCTCTCGTTTGCATTCGGCGTAGGCCCACGGCGTCGACACGCTGATGGATGGATCCTTCACCAGCAGAACGCCCATCGGCACAGAGACTTCAGGCAGAACCTCAAGCCGTTCGCCGCGTCCGAAACAAAGCTGGGTGCCGCCGGCGATACAAAACGGCATATCGGAGCCGAGATCAGCAGCAAGGCTCTCGAGCTGGGATGCGCCGAGGCCGAGACCCCACAGCGTGTTCAGTCCAACCAATGCTGCTGCCCCATCACTGGACCCCCCTGCGAGACCGGCGCCTATGGGAATTCGCTTGTTCAGATGCATTCGCGCACCCAACTCCCCGAATCCGGATCGCTCACGCAGCAGCCTTGCCGCCCGCATGATCAAGTTGTCGTCTCCGCAACTGAGTCCGGACTGATTACAGCTGAGGGACAGCATCCCGTCTGCGGTGTTCTCGCACTCGAGCTCATCGGTGAGATCAATGCTCTGCATCACCATGGCGAGTTCGTGAAACCCGTCGTCCCGCAGGCCCAGCACCTCGAGATGCAAATTGATCTTGGCCGGAGCGCTGAT
Above is a window of Synechococcus sp. BIOS-U3-1 DNA encoding:
- a CDS encoding DUF3082 domain-containing protein, yielding MSDSNTASAKPRKGPLSFLSGSVTSLVLAWVSFGLSKKVVIYLATHSSNFSSATAQNIASAMKTLFIGMCFLATFSFAFIGIGLFLVFLRSLFMKDNLDAA
- a CDS encoding flavin reductase family protein, encoding MSLDLDAKKTLLRKIPHGLFICGVAEGDEVNGFTASWVTQGSFEPPLVVMGVRADSTSNGMIKRTRRFSLNVLAADQKNLAATFFKPQSAVGGRFEAAPFELGSLGLPLLKDALGGVECELVGELAHGDHTVFIGEVKTAVLHRDGDALELSTTGWQYGG
- a CDS encoding AI-2E family transporter, which codes for MNPSNLLAALTLVVLALLTWQLRWVLLVLFGAVVLAVALDVPVHHLIKHYRLPRPIALLVVLLIAMVGGLLAMQLLLPQLINQFEQLTTLLPALFRKVQTSLSNQPLLGELAQSLPDQFSWERIQPFGFQLLGVAGGAANGLVQVLLMSLLAVLLVLDPSAHRRMVIAATPRPARASMEDVLDQCRTALGGWLAGMTLSALAMFLCTWAGLAVLGIPLALLSALVCGLLTFVPTIGPTAATVLPLSLALMISPGTMLQVLVLRLALQNLEAFVLTPLLLRRTVNLLPTVALTSQLSLGALLGLPGVLLALPLVVVLQVGMEQVVVKQIMDRWT
- the secD gene encoding protein translocase subunit SecD, with the protein product MARQQGWFALILALAIAAAAVLSSFPLQLGLDLRGGSQLTLEVQPAGEITTIGAEQMEAVKAVLDRRVNGLGVAESTLQTVGDDQLVLQLPGVTDPTRAADVLGSTALLEFRAQKEGTQEEVDSLRQLRAQLLSLLATRSADEAPELDPVEQDELAKRQQELGLDGTAETETEQLEQLLARTNQEILDRFEPTAFTGKQLISAGRQQQQSGSGWEVTLNFNAEGGEKFAELTQSIAGTGRLLGIVLDGELISEASVGPQYKAAGISGGTASISGNFTAEDARDLEVQLRGGSLPLPVEILEVRTIGPSLGAENVRRSLIAALSGLVLVGIFMLLIYRLAGAVAVMALSLYALFNLAVYALIPVTLTLPGIAGFILSIGMAVDANVLIFERIKDELRRGNTLIRSIETGFSEAFSSIVDGHLTTLISCAALFFLGTGLVKGFAATLGIGVLLSLFTALTCTRTLLRFLMSYQGLRRPTNFLPARQLPTTAS
- a CDS encoding pyruvate dehydrogenase complex E1 component subunit beta — translated: MAGTLLFNALREAIDEEMARDPHVCVMGEDVGHYGGSYKVTKDLCEKYGELRVLDTPIAENSFTGMAVGAAMTGLRPIVEGMNMGFLLLAFNQISNNMGMLRYTSGGNFTIPTVVRGPGGVGRQLGAEHSQRLEAYFHAVPGIKIVACSTPTNAKGLMKAAIRDNNPVLFFEHVLLYNLTEELPDGDYTCALDQADLVKEGSDITILTYSRMRHHCLKAVEQLEADGISVELIDLISLKPFDMETIARSIRKTHKVIVVEECMKTGGIGAELIALITEHCFDDLDARPIRLSSQDIPTPYNGNLENLTIIQPHQIVEAAQTIVRQGL
- the secF gene encoding protein translocase subunit SecF; this encodes MAFNSPGTEERPLRLPLTTRRRQVWLVSAVCVLLSLLGIVRSWTDPQIGLPLRPGLDFTGGTQIQLERSCSESCDQLRTSAVEDALQQVNLPIQDGKPLPKLENARVQLLDRGQSIVLRMPALSAGQGQAVIEALVPVAGPFQTGGQSVDTIGPSLGGQLLRSSLISLLVAFAGIALYITVRYDPRYAFLALVALAHDVVIVCGIFAWLGLATGLEVDSLFAVALLTIAGYSVNDTVVVFDRIRERQRMDADLPLSMQIDRAVSATLTRTIYTSGTTLLPLVALILFGGSTLYWFAIALALGVIVGSWSSIALAPSLLSIWPSRSGAAASA